Proteins co-encoded in one Erwinia sp. genomic window:
- a CDS encoding hypothetical protein (ID:JIFNMEKO_02907;~source:Prodigal:2.6), which translates to MNQQIQFPEREWWDEASVSVCFPAMVGGLQVICAIGADVLHQRFGTDESALNLFRLYRWDIEDEAEQLIQSCSEDERGWFLLT; encoded by the coding sequence ATGAATCAGCAAATACAGTTTCCTGAGCGTGAATGGTGGGATGAAGCTAGTGTCTCAGTTTGTTTTCCGGCTATGGTCGGTGGATTGCAGGTAATATGCGCGATTGGCGCTGATGTATTGCATCAGCGTTTTGGTACTGATGAATCGGCATTGAACCTTTTCCGCTTATATCGCTGGGATATAGAGGATGAAGCAGAGCAGCTCATTCAATCATGTTCAGAGGATGAAAGAGGTTGGTTCTTACTCACCTGA
- the aroE gene encoding Shikimate dehydrogenase (NADP(+)) (ID:JIFNMEKO_02908;~source:Prodigal:2.6): protein MRKRYAVFGHPIAHSKSPQIHKIFALQTGVYHPYEPICAPLDAFADSISSFMASGGAGANVTLPFKEQACKFADTLTDRAASAGAVNTLMKGEDGQILGDNTDGIGLLTDLERLKFIRAASRVLLVGAGGAARGVIQPLLSAGCSLVITNRTVEKATLLADTFRHVGDITASTMHETINQKFDLIINATSSGVDGAIPELPSVIINPRVCCYDMFYQFGLTPFLRWCHESGSEQLADGMGMLVAQAAHSFQLWHGVMPEITSVIDKMKQGLHS from the coding sequence ATGAGAAAAAGATACGCTGTATTTGGTCATCCTATAGCACACAGTAAATCGCCACAAATTCATAAAATTTTTGCCTTACAAACCGGAGTCTACCATCCTTATGAACCAATTTGCGCTCCCCTTGATGCCTTCGCTGACTCAATCAGCTCATTTATGGCGAGTGGTGGGGCTGGGGCTAATGTCACACTCCCTTTCAAAGAACAAGCTTGTAAGTTTGCAGATACACTGACCGATCGTGCGGCATCGGCAGGTGCAGTCAATACCCTGATGAAAGGTGAGGATGGTCAGATCCTGGGGGACAATACCGATGGTATCGGGTTGCTTACAGACCTGGAAAGACTAAAATTTATCAGAGCTGCATCTCGTGTTTTGCTTGTCGGGGCCGGGGGGGCTGCCCGTGGTGTGATTCAACCATTATTAAGTGCAGGATGTTCGCTGGTTATCACCAATCGAACAGTTGAGAAGGCAACATTGCTGGCTGATACTTTTCGTCATGTCGGTGATATTACAGCCAGTACAATGCACGAAACAATAAATCAAAAGTTTGATTTAATCATTAATGCCACGTCGAGTGGTGTCGATGGTGCAATACCTGAATTACCTTCCGTAATCATCAATCCGCGTGTGTGTTGTTATGATATGTTTTATCAATTTGGTTTAACCCCGTTTCTTCGCTGGTGTCATGAGAGTGGCAGTGAACAATTGGCGGACGGAATGGGCATGCTGGTGGCACAGGCTGCACATTCGTTTCAACTCTGGCACGGCGTGATGCCTGAAATTACGTCAGTTATAGATAAAATGAAACAGGGTTTGCACTCATGA
- the tsaC gene encoding Threonylcarbamoyl-AMP synthase (ID:JIFNMEKO_02909;~source:Prodigal:2.6), whose protein sequence is MKNKSIQDSFNVCLQALQRGEVIAYPTEAVFGLGCDPDDESAVMNLLKLKNRSVEKGLILIAADYQQLVSYVDDALLSAEQKSRIFASWPGPVTWVFPARTDTPRWLTGKFSSLAIRVSDHLPVIGLCQAFDKPLVSTSANLTSFPPCRNIDEVRLQLGTTFPALDAATGGRLNPSEIRDALTGQLIRQG, encoded by the coding sequence GTGAAAAATAAATCTATTCAGGATTCATTCAATGTTTGTCTGCAGGCTCTGCAGCGGGGAGAGGTGATCGCTTATCCCACGGAAGCAGTATTCGGTTTAGGTTGCGACCCTGATGACGAATCGGCTGTGATGAACTTATTGAAATTAAAAAACCGATCTGTCGAGAAAGGGTTGATTCTTATTGCTGCTGATTATCAGCAACTGGTCAGCTATGTTGATGATGCGCTTTTATCAGCAGAGCAAAAATCCAGGATATTCGCTTCGTGGCCTGGCCCGGTGACCTGGGTGTTTCCTGCCAGAACAGATACTCCCCGTTGGCTGACCGGCAAGTTTTCCTCTCTGGCCATAAGAGTGAGCGATCACTTACCAGTTATCGGGCTCTGTCAGGCCTTTGATAAACCACTGGTATCAACCAGTGCCAATCTGACCTCTTTCCCGCCATGTCGAAATATTGATGAAGTACGTCTTCAGTTGGGCACCACGTTTCCCGCCTTGGATGCTGCAACCGGAGGCAGACTGAACCCGTCTGAGATCCGTGACGCGCTGACAGGTCAACTTATTCGCCAGGGATAG
- the topA_2 gene encoding DNA topoisomerase 1 (ID:JIFNMEKO_02910;~source:Prodigal:2.6), whose translation MTKPTLFVVDKQEHCPECGAVMVFRTGKRGAFQGCSNYPVCDYVRPLKKSADGHIVKVLEGQFCPECQSGLVLRQGRYGMFIACSQYPDCHHTEMIDKPDQTDIMCPQCQQGKLVQRRSRYGKNFHACSSYPDCQFTVNFTPVMGVCPFCQFPLLFEKKTAQGVKRFCASKACGKAVTSETISEK comes from the coding sequence ATGACAAAACCCACGCTTTTTGTTGTTGATAAACAAGAACACTGCCCTGAATGCGGGGCAGTGATGGTTTTCCGCACCGGAAAACGCGGCGCATTTCAGGGGTGTTCAAACTACCCTGTTTGTGATTATGTGCGACCCCTGAAGAAATCAGCGGATGGCCACATTGTCAAAGTCCTGGAAGGGCAATTTTGCCCGGAGTGTCAATCCGGCCTGGTGCTCCGTCAGGGTAGATATGGCATGTTTATCGCTTGTAGCCAATATCCTGACTGTCATCATACCGAGATGATCGATAAACCAGATCAGACTGACATCATGTGCCCACAGTGCCAGCAAGGTAAACTGGTCCAAAGGCGTTCTCGTTATGGTAAAAATTTCCATGCCTGTTCAAGTTACCCTGATTGTCAGTTTACGGTGAATTTTACCCCGGTGATGGGCGTGTGTCCGTTTTGTCAGTTCCCATTATTATTTGAGAAAAAGACGGCACAAGGCGTAAAACGGTTTTGTGCCAGCAAAGCATGTGGTAAAGCGGTTACATCGGAAACCATCAGTGAAAAATAA
- the smg gene encoding Protein Smg (ID:JIFNMEKO_02911;~source:Prodigal:2.6) gives MFDVLMYLFETYIHNEAEMHVDQDKLTHDLADAGFDQDDIHHALVWLEKLADYQEGLLAPVQLVSDPLSMRIYTEEESQRLDESCRGFILFLEQIQVLQMETREMVIERIMALDTHEFDLDDLKWVVLMVLFNIPGCESAYQQLEKLLFEANAGTVH, from the coding sequence ATGTTCGACGTACTCATGTACTTATTTGAAACCTATATCCACAATGAAGCAGAAATGCATGTTGATCAGGATAAGTTGACGCACGACTTGGCTGATGCGGGTTTTGATCAGGATGATATTCACCACGCACTCGTGTGGCTGGAAAAACTGGCTGATTATCAGGAAGGGTTATTAGCACCTGTACAACTCGTTTCTGATCCTTTATCTATGCGCATCTACACTGAGGAAGAGAGCCAGCGACTTGATGAAAGTTGCCGTGGATTCATTCTCTTTCTGGAACAAATACAAGTGCTGCAGATGGAAACGCGCGAAATGGTCATTGAACGAATAATGGCCCTTGATACGCATGAATTTGACCTTGACGATCTGAAATGGGTCGTTTTGATGGTGCTTTTCAACATTCCCGGCTGTGAGAGTGCCTACCAGCAACTGGAAAAATTGCTCTTCGAGGCGAATGCAGGAACAGTTCATTGA
- the dprA gene encoding DNA processing protein DprA (ID:JIFNMEKO_02912;~source:Prodigal:2.6): MTLVEIWLRLSAINGLKASQRVKLATYLRSHSGPDDEILHRAGLSPLAIDQFQGVNQQEIDEALCWLENPQHHFITATGCEYPWLLKQTANHPPFLFVAGDPALLSSPQLAIVGSRDNSLYGQQWGDYFAQILAEQGLTITSGLARGIDGIAHRGALSVHGKTIAVLGNGLLTCYPRQHDSLAREIIATGGALVSEFPLKAPPRAHHFSRRNRIVSGLSLGVLIVEATLRSGSLVTARYALEQNRDVYALPGPLGKTNSEGAHWLTTTGALLVSHPETILEQLQSDLHWLPSSSQTAQYSTELENTPLPFPEVLDNVGDEVTPVDVVAERAGQSVPSVVAKLLELELAGWIAAVPGGYVRLRRASHVRRTHVLI; this comes from the coding sequence ATGACGTTGGTTGAAATTTGGTTACGTCTGTCAGCAATCAACGGGCTGAAAGCGTCGCAGCGAGTAAAACTGGCAACCTATTTACGATCTCATTCTGGGCCGGACGACGAAATATTGCACCGGGCTGGTTTGAGTCCTCTGGCAATAGATCAATTTCAGGGTGTTAATCAACAAGAAATAGATGAGGCATTATGCTGGTTAGAAAATCCGCAACATCATTTTATTACAGCAACAGGCTGTGAATATCCCTGGTTACTGAAACAGACGGCTAATCATCCGCCTTTTCTGTTCGTGGCTGGCGATCCTGCGTTGCTTTCTTCACCACAGCTCGCCATCGTAGGCAGCCGTGATAATTCACTTTATGGACAGCAGTGGGGAGACTATTTTGCCCAGATACTCGCTGAACAAGGATTGACAATAACCAGTGGACTGGCGCGAGGGATTGATGGCATTGCTCATCGCGGTGCATTGTCTGTTCATGGAAAAACGATTGCGGTTTTAGGAAACGGACTCTTAACCTGCTACCCAAGACAGCATGACTCGTTAGCCAGGGAGATCATCGCAACCGGAGGCGCGCTGGTTTCCGAGTTTCCTCTCAAAGCGCCACCCCGTGCTCATCATTTTTCGCGGCGTAATCGTATTGTTAGTGGATTAAGTCTTGGTGTTTTGATTGTTGAAGCGACACTACGTAGTGGATCGCTCGTGACTGCGCGTTACGCTCTTGAGCAAAACAGGGATGTCTACGCCTTGCCCGGTCCATTAGGAAAGACAAATTCTGAGGGCGCACATTGGCTGACCACTACAGGTGCACTGTTAGTCAGCCATCCTGAGACGATACTGGAACAATTACAGAGCGATCTGCATTGGTTACCTTCATCGTCGCAGACAGCACAATATTCTACCGAGTTGGAGAATACACCATTGCCATTTCCTGAAGTGTTGGATAACGTAGGTGATGAAGTTACACCTGTAGATGTCGTCGCTGAACGTGCAGGCCAATCTGTGCCATCGGTAGTTGCTAAACTGCTTGAGTTGGAGTTAGCAGGCTGGATCGCAGCAGTACCCGGCGGCTATGTCCGATTGAGGAGGGCAAGCCATGTTCGACGTACTCATGTACTTATTTGA
- the def gene encoding Peptide deformylase (ID:JIFNMEKO_02913;~source:Prodigal:2.6), producing the protein MSVLQVLHFPDERLRIVAEPVKEVTSQIKRIVDDMFDTMYAEEGIGLAATQVDIHQRIIVIDVSEQRDERLVLINPELLEKSGDTGIEEGCLSIPEQRALVPRAEKVKVRALNREGISFELEAQGLLAICIQHEMDHLVGKLFIDYLSPMKRQRIRQKLEKLYRQQTRD; encoded by the coding sequence ATGTCCGTTTTGCAGGTATTACATTTCCCTGACGAGCGTTTACGCATCGTTGCAGAGCCGGTCAAAGAAGTGACTTCCCAAATCAAACGTATCGTGGATGATATGTTCGACACGATGTACGCTGAGGAAGGAATTGGTTTGGCTGCTACACAAGTCGATATTCATCAGCGAATTATCGTCATCGACGTGTCAGAACAGCGCGATGAGCGACTGGTATTAATAAATCCTGAATTACTGGAGAAGAGTGGCGATACAGGTATCGAAGAGGGATGCCTTTCAATTCCTGAACAAAGAGCATTAGTGCCACGCGCAGAAAAAGTCAAAGTCCGGGCGCTCAACCGCGAAGGTATCTCGTTCGAGCTGGAAGCGCAAGGATTACTGGCGATTTGCATACAACATGAAATGGATCACCTGGTAGGCAAACTTTTTATCGATTATCTCTCTCCGATGAAACGGCAGCGCATTCGACAGAAACTGGAAAAGCTCTACCGTCAGCAAACGCGTGATTAA
- the fmt gene encoding Methionyl-tRNA formyltransferase (ID:JIFNMEKO_02914;~source:Prodigal:2.6), with amino-acid sequence MSDSLRIIFAGTPDFAATHLQALLKSKHDVVGVFTQPDRPAGRGNKLTPGPVKQLAEQHQVAVFQPGTLRSDQAQQTIADLNADIMVVVAYGLLLPAPVLSLPRLGCINVHGSLLPRWRGAAPIQRALWAGDIETGVTIMQMDVGLDTGDMLHKITCPIHPTDTSASLYNRLAELGPQALIETLTALAKDRCIRQSQDDNLACYAAKLTKEEAKLDWNLPAAQLERSIRAFNPWPVCYFSVEGTTIKVWKASVLPHSNAAPGEIILADKSGLQVATSEGVLNFETLQPAGKKAMTVQDLLNSRREWFLAGTQLL; translated from the coding sequence GTGTCTGATTCTCTAAGGATAATTTTTGCCGGCACGCCTGATTTCGCGGCCACTCATCTACAGGCACTACTCAAGAGTAAGCATGATGTTGTTGGTGTTTTTACTCAGCCCGACCGCCCGGCAGGCAGAGGAAATAAACTGACTCCAGGCCCGGTAAAACAGTTAGCAGAACAACATCAGGTAGCGGTTTTTCAACCCGGCACTCTACGCTCCGACCAGGCGCAACAGACTATTGCTGACCTCAATGCTGATATTATGGTAGTAGTCGCTTATGGATTGTTACTCCCAGCACCAGTGTTGTCTCTTCCTCGCCTGGGTTGCATCAATGTGCATGGTTCGCTTCTTCCTCGCTGGCGAGGTGCTGCACCCATCCAGCGCGCTTTATGGGCTGGCGATATTGAAACCGGAGTAACCATCATGCAGATGGATGTGGGCTTAGACACTGGAGATATGTTGCACAAAATTACTTGTCCAATTCACCCAACAGACACCAGCGCTTCACTGTATAACCGTCTGGCTGAACTAGGACCACAAGCACTTATAGAAACACTGACAGCTTTAGCTAAAGATCGTTGCATTCGCCAGTCACAGGATGACAACCTGGCTTGCTATGCTGCTAAACTCACCAAAGAAGAAGCGAAATTGGACTGGAATCTCCCGGCTGCTCAGCTTGAGCGATCAATCCGAGCCTTCAATCCGTGGCCGGTTTGTTATTTTTCTGTCGAAGGGACAACCATCAAAGTCTGGAAGGCCAGCGTATTACCTCACAGTAACGCGGCTCCGGGTGAGATTATTCTGGCTGATAAATCAGGTCTCCAGGTCGCAACTTCTGAAGGTGTTTTAAACTTCGAAACACTGCAACCGGCCGGCAAGAAAGCGATGACGGTGCAGGATTTACTGAATTCCCGCCGGGAGTGGTTCCTCGCAGGTACACAGCTCCTCTAA
- the rsmB gene encoding Ribosomal RNA small subunit methyltransferase B (ID:JIFNMEKO_02915;~source:Prodigal:2.6): MKKKNNLRSLAALTIEKVIMQGQSLSQVLPGAQHALPEAKDAALLQEICFGVLRTLPQLEWVIGQLMTRPLKGKQRVIHFLLMVGLYQLLFTRVPAHAAIAETVNGAVALKKEPYKGVVNGVLRQFQRQQNFFSDNITAGERGYLHPSWLLNRLKKAWPAQWEAIVSANNQRPPMWLRINRCYHSPESWLTLLRNEGYEGEIDPRYTDAVRLTTPLSVNLLPGFSEGWVTVQDASAQQSVALLAPQEGETILDLCAAPGGKTTHILEGAPSAQVTAVDVDSHRLGLVRENLHRLKMQATLICGDGRTPEKWCEDNQQFDRILLDAPCSATGVIRRHPDIKWLRRDSDIAELAKLQREILEAIWPYLKDGGVLLYATCSIMPEENSHQIAQFLSRHDDAKLQPETHHDSNVGLQYLPTAEGGDGFFYAKIVKRSQAGH, translated from the coding sequence ATGAAGAAAAAAAATAACCTAAGAAGCCTGGCAGCACTGACGATCGAAAAAGTTATCATGCAAGGTCAATCGCTCAGCCAGGTACTCCCTGGCGCACAACACGCCCTGCCGGAAGCTAAAGATGCCGCATTACTGCAGGAAATTTGTTTTGGTGTGTTGCGTACTCTGCCTCAACTGGAGTGGGTTATCGGGCAACTGATGACCCGCCCTTTGAAAGGCAAGCAACGTGTTATCCATTTTCTTCTGATGGTGGGGCTCTATCAGCTCCTTTTTACCCGAGTGCCCGCTCATGCTGCCATCGCTGAAACCGTGAATGGTGCTGTGGCGCTAAAAAAAGAACCTTACAAAGGCGTGGTTAACGGTGTTCTCCGACAATTTCAACGACAACAAAATTTCTTCAGTGACAATATCACAGCCGGAGAACGTGGTTATCTTCATCCTTCCTGGCTGTTAAACAGACTGAAAAAAGCATGGCCAGCGCAATGGGAAGCGATTGTTTCAGCAAATAATCAACGTCCTCCTATGTGGTTACGTATTAATCGCTGTTATCACTCCCCAGAGTCATGGTTAACATTACTGCGTAATGAAGGTTACGAGGGAGAAATCGATCCACGTTACACAGATGCAGTGAGACTGACCACTCCGCTTTCTGTCAATTTGTTACCCGGTTTTTCAGAAGGCTGGGTGACTGTACAGGATGCTTCAGCACAACAGAGTGTGGCATTGCTTGCTCCACAGGAAGGTGAAACTATTCTCGACTTGTGTGCCGCACCAGGCGGAAAAACGACACACATTCTCGAAGGCGCTCCCAGCGCTCAGGTCACTGCGGTTGACGTCGATAGCCACCGACTGGGCCTGGTTAGGGAAAATCTGCATCGACTGAAAATGCAGGCAACGTTAATTTGTGGTGATGGCAGAACACCAGAAAAATGGTGTGAGGATAATCAGCAATTTGACCGTATTTTACTCGATGCTCCCTGCTCAGCGACGGGTGTGATACGCCGACATCCTGATATCAAATGGCTACGTCGTGACAGTGATATCGCAGAACTAGCAAAATTACAGCGCGAGATTCTGGAAGCCATCTGGCCTTATCTGAAAGATGGCGGGGTGTTACTTTATGCGACATGCTCAATCATGCCAGAAGAAAATAGCCATCAGATTGCCCAATTTCTCAGCCGGCATGATGATGCAAAATTGCAACCAGAAACTCATCATGACAGCAACGTCGGATTACAATATCTGCCAACAGCTGAAGGAGGAGATGGTTTCTTCTATGCAAAAATTGTCAAACGCTCCCAAGCCGGGCACTGA
- the trkA gene encoding Trk system potassium uptake protein TrkA (ID:JIFNMEKO_02916;~source:Prodigal:2.6), whose product MKIIILGAGQVGGTLAENLVGENNDITVVDTDAVRLHQLQDKFDLRVVQGHGSHPRILREAGAEDADMLVAVTNSDETNMVACQVAYSLFSTPNRIARIRAADYIRHADKMFIPEAVPIDHLISPEQLVIDSIYKLIEYPGALQVVNFAEGLVSLAVVKAYYGGPLVGNPLSVMREHMPHIETRVAAIFRHDRPIRPQGSTIVEAGDEIFFIAASQHIKAVMSEYQRLEKPYKRIMLVGGGNIGAGLARRLEKNYHVKLIEHDAHRAAELAEKLQNTIVFYGDASDQELLAEENIDQIDLFIAITNDDEANIMSAMLAKKMGAKKVMVLIQRKAYVDLVQGSVIDIAISPQQATISALLSHVRKADIVGVSSLRRGVAEAIEAIAHGDETTSKVVGRKITEIKLPPGTLIGAIVRGEEVIIANNDVRIEQGDHVVMFLTDKKFVSDVERLFQPSPFFL is encoded by the coding sequence ATGAAGATCATCATCCTTGGTGCCGGTCAGGTTGGCGGCACACTGGCAGAAAATCTCGTCGGTGAAAACAACGATATTACTGTTGTAGATACTGATGCAGTGCGCTTACACCAACTTCAGGATAAGTTTGATCTGCGCGTTGTTCAGGGACACGGGTCTCATCCCCGTATTCTGCGGGAAGCGGGGGCTGAAGATGCAGATATGCTGGTAGCAGTGACCAACTCAGATGAGACAAACATGGTGGCATGCCAGGTTGCCTACTCACTCTTCAGTACACCGAACCGGATAGCTCGTATCCGGGCTGCTGATTACATCCGTCATGCGGATAAAATGTTCATTCCTGAAGCGGTACCAATTGATCATCTCATTTCCCCTGAGCAGCTGGTAATTGACAGCATCTACAAGCTGATAGAGTATCCCGGAGCGCTTCAGGTAGTAAACTTTGCAGAAGGTCTGGTGAGTCTGGCGGTAGTAAAGGCTTACTATGGCGGGCCATTAGTAGGAAATCCGCTGTCAGTAATGCGTGAACATATGCCACACATTGAGACAAGAGTAGCGGCAATCTTTCGCCATGACCGACCAATTCGCCCACAAGGATCGACGATCGTAGAAGCGGGTGATGAGATATTTTTTATCGCAGCCAGTCAGCATATCAAGGCGGTGATGAGTGAATATCAACGTCTTGAAAAACCCTATAAACGAATTATGCTTGTTGGCGGTGGTAACATTGGTGCCGGATTAGCCAGACGGTTGGAAAAAAACTATCACGTAAAACTGATTGAACATGACGCTCATCGCGCTGCGGAACTCGCAGAGAAATTGCAAAATACCATCGTATTTTATGGCGATGCCTCCGACCAGGAATTGCTGGCAGAAGAGAATATCGACCAGATTGACCTCTTTATCGCCATCACCAATGATGACGAAGCAAATATCATGTCTGCGATGTTGGCAAAAAAAATGGGTGCTAAGAAAGTGATGGTGCTTATTCAGCGCAAGGCATACGTAGACTTAGTTCAGGGCAGCGTGATAGATATAGCGATATCACCACAGCAGGCAACGATTTCTGCACTACTCAGTCACGTTCGTAAAGCTGATATCGTGGGTGTTTCTTCGCTACGCCGGGGTGTCGCTGAGGCAATAGAAGCAATTGCACACGGCGACGAAACTACATCCAAAGTCGTAGGCAGAAAAATCACTGAAATCAAATTGCCACCCGGGACTTTGATTGGTGCCATTGTCCGTGGTGAGGAAGTTATAATCGCGAATAACGATGTGCGCATTGAACAAGGTGATCATGTTGTTATGTTTCTGACAGACAAAAAATTTGTTTCTGATGTTGAGCGCCTATTCCAGCCGAGTCCATTTTTTCTGTAA
- the mscL gene encoding Large-conductance mechanosensitive channel (ID:JIFNMEKO_02917;~source:Prodigal:2.6) has translation MSLLKDFRDFAMRGNVVDLAVGVIIGAAFGKIVSSLVANIIMPPLGLLIGGVDFKSFKWVLKPAEGNAAAVVMDYGLFLQNVFDFIIVAFAIFVAIRLMNKLYKKKEVEKPAPKPSAEEVLLTEIRDLLKK, from the coding sequence ATGAGTCTGTTAAAAGATTTCCGTGACTTTGCGATGCGAGGGAATGTAGTTGATCTGGCGGTTGGTGTCATTATCGGTGCCGCTTTTGGTAAAATCGTCTCCTCGCTGGTCGCTAATATCATTATGCCACCGCTCGGTCTGCTGATTGGCGGAGTCGATTTTAAATCCTTCAAATGGGTATTGAAACCTGCGGAAGGTAACGCGGCTGCCGTGGTCATGGATTATGGTCTGTTTTTGCAAAATGTTTTCGATTTTATTATCGTCGCATTTGCAATTTTCGTCGCCATCAGACTGATGAATAAACTGTATAAAAAGAAAGAAGTGGAAAAACCAGCTCCAAAACCTAGCGCAGAAGAAGTACTACTGACAGAAATAAGGGATTTACTTAAAAAGTAA
- the arfA gene encoding Alternative ribosome-rescue factor A (ID:JIFNMEKO_02918;~source:Prodigal:2.6) — MTSYKHTKGLIQDNAINALLHDPLFRPRIEVNKKGKGSYRRKDKHDYRSEEKGRAKSVLSLPF, encoded by the coding sequence ATGACAAGCTATAAACATACTAAGGGTCTGATTCAGGATAATGCCATTAACGCATTATTACATGATCCCCTCTTCAGACCGCGAATCGAAGTGAATAAAAAAGGTAAAGGTAGTTATCGGCGTAAAGATAAACACGACTACCGCAGTGAAGAAAAAGGCAGAGCTAAGTCAGTCTTATCTCTGCCTTTTTGA
- the rplQ gene encoding 50S ribosomal protein L17 (ID:JIFNMEKO_02919;~source:Prodigal:2.6), translating to MRHRKSGRQLNRNSSHRQAMFRNMAGSLVRHEIIKTTLPKAKELRRVVEPLITLAKSDSVANRRLAFARTRDNEIVAKLFNELGPRFASRAGGYTRILKCGFRAGDNAPMAYIELVDRPEVQEAAAAE from the coding sequence ATGCGCCATCGTAAGAGTGGTCGTCAACTGAACCGTAACAGCAGCCATCGTCAGGCTATGTTTCGCAACATGGCTGGCTCTCTGGTTCGTCATGAGATAATCAAGACAACCCTGCCTAAGGCAAAAGAGCTGCGTCGTGTTGTTGAGCCGCTGATTACATTAGCCAAAAGCGACAGCGTTGCTAATCGTCGTTTGGCATTCGCCCGTACTCGTGATAACGAGATTGTGGCAAAACTGTTTAATGAACTTGGCCCGCGTTTCGCGAGCCGTGCCGGTGGCTACACACGTATTCTCAAGTGTGGCTTCCGTGCAGGGGACAATGCACCGATGGCTTATATTGAGCTCGTCGATCGTCCTGAAGTTCAGGAAGCAGCTGCAGCGGAGTGA
- the rpoA gene encoding DNA-directed RNA polymerase subunit alpha (ID:JIFNMEKO_02920;~source:Prodigal:2.6) — protein sequence MQGSVTEFLKPRLVDIEQVSSTHAKVTLEPLERGFGHTLGNALRRILLSSMPGCAVTEVEIDGVLHEYSTKEGVQEDILEILLNLKGLAVKVQGKDEVILTLNKSGIGPVTAADIIHDGDVEIVKPQHVICHLTDDNASISMRIKVQRGRGYVPASARIHSEEDERPIGRLLVDACYSPVERIAYNVEAARVEQRTDLDKLVIEMESNGTIDPEEAIRRAATILAEQLEAFVDLRDVRQPEVKEEKPEFDPILLRPVDDLELTVRSANCLKAEAIHYIGDLVQRTEVELLKTPNLGKKSLTEIKDVLASRGLSLGMRLENWPPASIADE from the coding sequence ATGCAGGGTTCTGTGACAGAGTTTTTAAAACCGCGCCTGGTTGATATCGAGCAAGTGAGTTCGACGCACGCCAAGGTGACCCTTGAGCCTTTAGAGCGTGGCTTCGGTCATACTCTTGGTAATGCACTGCGCCGTATTCTGCTTTCATCAATGCCGGGTTGCGCGGTGACCGAGGTTGAAATTGATGGTGTTCTGCATGAGTACAGCACCAAAGAGGGTGTACAGGAAGATATCCTGGAGATCCTTCTCAACCTTAAAGGGCTTGCGGTAAAAGTTCAGGGCAAAGATGAAGTTATTCTTACCCTGAACAAATCTGGCATCGGCCCTGTGACTGCAGCCGATATCATCCATGATGGTGATGTCGAAATCGTCAAACCGCAGCATGTAATCTGTCACCTGACTGATGATAATGCGTCGATCAGTATGCGTATCAAAGTTCAGCGTGGTCGTGGTTATGTGCCGGCTTCTGCCCGAATTCATTCGGAGGAAGATGAGCGCCCAATCGGACGTCTGTTAGTCGATGCTTGCTACAGCCCTGTAGAGCGTATTGCCTACAATGTTGAAGCAGCTCGCGTAGAACAACGTACCGACCTGGATAAGCTGGTCATCGAAATGGAAAGTAACGGTACTATTGATCCTGAAGAGGCAATTCGCCGTGCAGCTACCATCCTGGCTGAACAACTAGAAGCTTTTGTTGATTTACGTGATGTACGTCAGCCTGAAGTAAAAGAAGAGAAACCAGAATTCGATCCGATCCTGCTGCGCCCTGTTGATGATCTGGAATTGACTGTCCGCTCTGCTAACTGCCTTAAGGCAGAAGCAATCCACTACATCGGTGATTTGGTGCAGCGTACTGAGGTTGAGTTGTTAAAAACACCTAACCTTGGTAAAAAATCTCTCACTGAGATTAAAGATGTATTGGCATCACGTGGACTGTCTCTGGGCATGCGCCTGGAAAACTGGCCACCAGCCAGTATTGCTGATGAATAA